The Puniceicoccales bacterium genome has a segment encoding these proteins:
- the pgsA gene encoding CDP-diacylglycerol--glycerol-3-phosphate 3-phosphatidyltransferase, with translation MNIANCVTLSRVPSLFIVVVLLYIDVRFASTVSLFVFIFASWTDWLDGYLARRCDMVSNFGKFMDALMDKVFMVGLFVSILALGMLPRWSLFFVLLVIGREFLVTGLRLIASANGIVIAAERLGKIKTVIQIVSVGVMIIWKALSRDWASMVPRLVIDFFYYAGLILFLIAAILTLISGLFYITKYKDIFNMD, from the coding sequence GTGAATATTGCGAACTGTGTGACTTTGTCCAGGGTGCCATCACTGTTTATCGTGGTGGTATTATTATATATTGATGTTAGGTTTGCTTCGACGGTGAGTTTATTTGTATTTATTTTTGCTTCCTGGACGGATTGGTTGGATGGTTATTTGGCTCGTCGCTGTGACATGGTATCGAATTTCGGAAAATTCATGGATGCTTTGATGGATAAGGTATTTATGGTTGGGCTGTTTGTGTCGATACTGGCGCTGGGTATGTTGCCTAGATGGTCACTTTTTTTTGTTTTATTAGTCATTGGTCGTGAGTTTCTTGTGACTGGATTGCGGTTGATTGCTTCGGCCAATGGTATTGTTATTGCTGCTGAGAGATTGGGAAAAATAAAAACTGTGATTCAGATAGTGTCCGTGGGTGTGATGATAATTTGGAAGGCATTGTCCAGGGATTGGGCTTCGATGGTGCCGAGATTGGTGATAGACTTTTTTTACTATGCCGGGTTGATTTTGTTTTTAATTGCGGCGATACTCACATTGATTTCAGGCCTATTTTACATTACCAAATACAAGGATATTTTTAATATGGATTGA